The DNA window TATCATAAATCTCATCCATCTATCCCAGATGACCAGGAGATGGCAAATGTCAATCCTCTAAATGCATGAGTGTCCAGTTGTACTTGATAAATCTGACCCTGAATCTGGCCATTGAGTGTCACAAATCAGGTCCCTTGCCCATCTTCACTGACATCGGGGTGAAGTTGTGTCAGATTGTAAGATGGCACCTGCAGGAACAAGCAGGGAGCTTATTAAAGGATAACAGTGAGTGACACACTTCTTCTGTGCTGGCAGACATATTCACTTTCTGCTTTAAGTGGATGATTCATTATCAATTTATTATCGTTATAATTAATTGTGGTAATCTATAAAACCTCAGAAATAATAGTTTTATCAAatcaaaaatcacaaaatcttGATATCGCTaccaatcaactaatttatacACCAGACCCTTGAGAAGTAAGCCCTTCTTGGTGCCTTATGTAAGTGGACTGAATCTcctgagcagctctgtgttttctttttctcacccaACATGCTGTTGACAGAGCTGCATACAAATATATTGATTTGAGTCCATAAAAGTGCATATTTCATAATTTATGAGTGACTGCACCCTTTACCAAAGTGATGCAAAGTGGAATCTCAaaagagacggagaggagaTAACGTCTGTTAATTTCCTGTTTTGATAAGGACAGGAAGTCTAACTCTGAACATACAAGAAGTACTAAGTGGTCATCTGGATCAATGGGACCGACCCACCCTTAAAAGAGCCAGAGTCACAGAATCCAATATTACAAAAGTCCTGACTGCTTTCAAGTCCCATTAACAGCGCTCAAGGGCAGAATCAAAGATCGTTAGTGCTTCGGAGCAACTTTGTGTCTGTTGTCTGTCCAATCTAATGCTTAGATTACTGACCTCGTAATCAAGTCAGTGGGAAATAAATGGGCTCTTAATGCGTGTATGCAAGATCTATGAGTCAGATGCGGTAACATGAGATTGATAACACTTTTATTGGAGGCCACATTATTGGAAAATATCAGTACTTAACAATCTTGATGCTATTAATCAGCCAGGAGACATAGCAATTTGGTGAGGATGATCTATTTTATATCATAAGTGACTAAATTATGCTACTGTGATTAGCCTTCCTGTCCTATTTCAGGCATATAGCCTTAAGCAATGGACAGATGTCTCTCAGCATgaactgttctgttctgttctgttctgttttgttctgCGGCCGCTTGTTCCAGAGAAGATGGCACTAAGAGAAGCCAAATGTGCAGATCAGTGTAGACATGAGTCCTCTGTGACGAACGCTCAACCACCCAGAAAGGCTCTTTGGCTTCGATCTCTCTGCTGAATTTATCATGACGCCCACAGAGCACTCACAAATATGACTCACACAAGAACAGCTGCATAGTTATCAGTCACATAATAGGAGGAGTTGTCTCTGACATATCTGGACATATAGAAGGTGATTATTCCGTTCAGATGTAACAACTGCAATCCTTTTGATTGTTAGATTTTGAAAGGATAAATCTGGTTGTATAATATATTGTTATTACAAATCCAATAAAAAGACTGACcaataataaatgtaaacacatcagTGAGCCACACTGTTGCACTGGTTTATTATAATGAATAACATAGACACTGGTTTATTTTGAGTCTAACCTAACAAACACTGTCTCAATGCTGTGAATAAAAGCTTAGTCAACAGCAGAATATAGCAAATAAACGATCTGAGTAATGTTTGTAACTTGCAGAGCTCAGCTACTTTGGGAAATGACtgaaccttaaaaaaaaaactgcatttgtgACCTGTTTTTTCAGAGGCTGAGTTCTCTTttaatgggatttgttgacagtaACAAAACTGTAGAATATTACCAGCCGCTCAAAAGTAAATATGTCTTATTGCTTTATATTGTGTCGCATATCTGTTGTTCTCCCCCTGAGGAGACTAAACCTCAATAAGGACTTTGTATGTCATTGAACGGAATGCAAACATAAACCGGTACCCTTCATCTCTCTGGAATAAGTTTCTTTACTCAGAAGAATGTGAGGTTATGAAGCACACCAAATGATCTCCTCTGTCAAAAATATCCTGACTCTAACAATATTACAAAAAAGGTCAAGCTCCAGTGGATCCTATTCCAGTTAATACAACCATagcatttattttcattggaGAATGGCATGTTTTTTAGAGTTAGGGCACAGTCACACATGCTCGAATGCAAAGCGAATATCGTGGCCCAAAGTTCAGCAAAGTTGAACGGGAGCCAAAGGTTCGCCACTGATATATTCGCGTATGGGTGACTGGACTTGTAGTCGTCAAGTCCAGGTCCAAGTTGAGATATCCCATCACCTGATTCGACAAAGAGCCAAAGACGACATAAAACAACTGTTTTCACAGTCTGAATAGCACTTAACAAGATGAATAAACAGATCTCTCTCTGTAAAAGCCTTTAATCGGTTACATTTGGCTGAATTGATGGTCTAAAATGGCCACTTTATAGCATCTACACTTGGCGAATCTGTTGGCATCTCCTCAGAAGCTATTTGACATTTGCAGAAACATAGGCAGTGATTATTGTTCCTCCCATTAAATGGCAGTGACGATAATACATTGAAGTACAAGTCTTACACTCCTGGAGGCCAATACCGCAGAGTGCGATtgtttgaaacacacacaggaccaTGGCGACAGCCCAGCAGATCATAAATCAACTATTCAAACCATTAACAGAAAATCCATTCCAAGCATGTTTAATTTCACATCATGACTGTTTCTCTTAAGCCAAAAAAAGTTGGTCCCCcttaatgtatatatatatctgtgtgtgtgtgtgtgtgtgtgtgtgtgtgtttgagttgtgAGTTGTGAGATCTCTGAGTGTACACATGGGCTCGGTTGTATGTGTTTAACATTTGCACAATAAGGACAATAAATCCCAAATAAACTGACTCATTTTCTTACTAGTGCGCAACAGTTTAGCCGACTCAAAGGGGACGAGACAGGAAATTGGACCGGTCCCGTTAATTTCTCGGATGACGGACCACTGAAGCCTGCCAGAAATGGAAGGAAAAGGTACCTTTCCAGCGTGACTGACTGCACAACACCTCTGAGAGAAGAGAGTGtaagggacagacagacagatagaggaAAAGGAGAACACAAGTTTCAAATCCATCATAGTGACGACCCAGCCCTGCATGCGTGGACTGGGCCGCTGTTTAATGCCCATCAGTCTCCTGTGTAGATGCTGTAagacacacactgcaacacatttAGGCAAACACAACTCTTCTCTTCATTACTTGACTTATTTTGAATTCTGCAGGTTTAGGAAGTGAGCAGTACTACTTCACACATTTAACTCTAACTTAACCTGTCTGCATGTTGACAGATGTTTCCGTCAGAATATTCAGCCAGATTCAAAGATCTCCGTAGTAGTCACACCCTGCGTAGCCGgtattaagaagaaaaaaaaacgctCTCACAGGTAGGCCAGTTTGAAGGCtttttttttagtcttttttCTCACAGAAACCCAAGAatgcctcttttctttttcattagtCTGAAAGGTATAAACTCTCATATTTTTCAGTGGTGGTTGCACTTTAGATTTGCTCTGCATGTTGTCTGATCCCGTCCACCTCGAAACCCCAGTTCCCCAAACCCCACCACCCCACCCACTCCCCCCGCCAGAAGCTGGTTGAACCACGGTCTCCTGTCGCTGCACTGGCTTCTCCTCGTTACCTCTGTGTCCCATTCAGCACCCATTTCCAAATGCCTTGTCCTCCTCAACCTGTGTGTCATGTGTTCTGCACAGCTCTGTGTGTATGCCATGTACATAGTGTGGACACTACTCTCTGctctcccccttttctcccCTTCTCACATCTGCATTGTCTCTCCCTGCGACCTGGATCTACTCCCTTTTTTCCACTTGACTTTCCTTGTTACAAGAAGACAGGAACCTGCCAGATTTAagcccctccctccccccaaaGCTCCAAATCCTCATTGAGGATGTCAGTATggcaaaacaataataaaatgcagGTTTAGTTCTTTCTCATCCCGGATTGGTTTTGAACCAGCATTAAATGGTTAATGCCATTAGAGATGGAATTCATCTCTTACTGAACCAAACACAGAACACTTGCAAAAGTTTCGTCATCTTAGCTAAAACAAGCTTGAATAGTCCTCATTGAAAGTGTCACATATAATTATGTAGGACAGATACTCCTCTCAATAAACCTCAGAAATATACTGCATCATCAGGTGGATGTAGACAACCAGTTTCATCGCTCCTTATTTGTAAGATTTCATCCCAATCCTTTTAATGCATCCCTCCATTGCTCGTATTGCTTGTTGTATTCtcttatcatcatcatttattttcaaactcaTCTCATTTACCTCCACAGCCACAGGTAATATGTTTCAATTTTATCCATCTTTGAAAACACCACACTGCATTTAATCTCTCTGACAAATACCAACATTTTTTCTGACAAGTACACCCTGCAATTGCTGCCTTTTTGGCATTAattccccctccccttcccttAAGCaatatgcatttaaaaatacatttccaagATTGTGATGTTCCTCAGAAGGAGCATATTTTGAAGTACTGTAAAATATTGCTGATCTTAATAAAGTAAAACTCCTGTAGAGCACCAAGATCCCACAGATGGGAGACCAGCAACAATCAAATTCCTTCTTCTCTACTCTCAAACTGTATCCTCACCCCCAtccaaaaacacacttaaacacacacacacgtactcaTGGATACAAGCACACAGCAGTGTCTCTATGACTACGAGGACAATAGACTGACTTACATTAAGTTACTGGGATTCTAATGTTAACCAACCATAACCTgaaccttaacctaaacttaaCTTATACCTGTATGCACCTTGACATTTAATGATTTACGTTGTGGGGACTTGTTTTTTGTCCTCATATGAAAGACAAGTATAAGCATAATGTGACTGAATAAACAGAATTAggtccccacacacacagcattctGGTTGCATGTAAATACAATGTTGTGCTGCAAGAAATGAGGCATCAGTGCACAGATAAATGGCAACTTAttgaataaattacatttacaactatatactatactatactatactatataaaAAAGTTTGTCAAATTCACTAAAACATCACCACGCATCCAGACACTAGTTTTGTGTGCTCTGGGTTcaagttaatttaaaatgttcaattgATTGTTTCATATGTCTAAAATTATTCAGTAGAGTCTTTAACTGtagttgaaaatataaaattccAAAAGCCTCGCCTCCTATATCATTACCTCTTTGCATGGCCAtgcatctgtgtgcatgtttacgTATCGAACTATCAAGTAATCTGCCGTTGAGTCACTAGCTATACTCATTAGCTATACATTaccaaaataaattaaaatcacagACCCTCTCATACTCATATCCACCAGATACTATACATCTAATCCACCATTTTAACAAGCTTgtcttttaaatcaataaacaGCACATGACTCATGTGTTAAATCACGTAACTTCTCATCAAAGCTTATTAGATAAGGTTAAATATGAGAGGTATTGTTTCTCTTCACTCAGTTTAACATTGATTTAGACTAAGATGTAAAAGAATCTGGTGCAAGTGTCAACTAAACCGTCTCCTACTCTCCTGTTGCATCACTTCTGTCATTTGTCATCCCACAGTGCTACTCTGATATTCTTCTATTTCATTAAGTCACTCTATAGATATTTTgcattaattatatataatgttttgcTTTATCGTGTACTGTAAGCACactattttaaatatattgcaTCTTATCTCCATGGCTTGTTAATTCATTAATTCTGTTGATTCTCTTGTGTCTGAGGAGAAGTTTAGGCAGAAGATGACTGTGTCTATCCCACCAGGTATCTGGATAACTATGATGGCTCCTTTGAGTACAACTCCACTGCATGCAGGGAGCTCAGGCAGGAGATTATGGATGTCAAAGTCCTGACGATGTGAGTGTGCACCTATGATATAGACAATggtgaaaaatattatttagaaTGAATGTTTGTTATCTCTGAGGTGATCCCATCAGGTAGGTAGAGAGAATATCCCACcttttatatgatatataaaatgaatatcaaatatattttgatgaaaattttttattgattatcaaATAAAtcctatatataaataacaaatatgttCTATGGTACTTTTAAATCAGTTGTGACAGCCTTTCAAATGTTAAGGCTAATACTCTATCTCACCatgttagagaaagtgaaaaagtcaTTGCTGGATGTGCCTGTTTATCCGGATCCGCTCCAAAATattatgggttctttcttgggtcatgccccacccctccacaaaatttcatataaatcggttgagtagtttttgtgtaatcctgctgacaaacaaacaaacacaaatgtaaacagcGGAGGTAATAAACAGCAAACAACAAGTTTTAGGCCCACACACTTGAAACTTTAACTGCAGCACACTATAAATAAGACATCATGTAGTAGATTATTGAGCTGGAATCATTACACTCCTCAAACAGCCGGTCATGCTCAGTCTGAGCAACATTTTTCCTCTTGTATGAATATGAACATTGTCCAGTGACCTTTTACGCATGTCCCTCAGGCAGTAAAAGTTTATTACCAGACACATTCTGGGCGCCTGATGAACGGCTGTGAGCCACACTGGCCTTGGCAGAGAACTGCAGCTGTCACTCTGCCAGAGCGACCGAGCAAATGGTGCCACTCAGCCACTCAGAGCAGATCCCATCTCCCAGTCATCTCAAAAGGAATGACATCTCAAGGACAAGCTATTTACAGACGATGATGGAGCCACTGCCTCTGTGTTAATGAGTCTAGATCCGGTGGGGCCGCCATGCACACAGTAATCACTGCAAATGTTCTGTCCCCTTGTTTGTCTTCCCGGGTCGTTTCCTTGATGCTTCTTCAATTTACTACCCCTGTAGAAACATGGTTAATCGGAAAATTCATGGCCATGGGTATCCTTCCTCATTCCACaagtctctctgcctgtctgccagGGTGAAAACCTCAGACCTGTTTGAGAGGTGGCGGAACCTGCAGGTGTGTAAGTGGGAGCAGAACAAGGAGGAGACCAGCAACTTCAAGTAAGAATCACACAGCGTGTTTGATTCATTCAACCTCATACATGACCtcattacaaaaacacacttctAAAGAAagcagtttgtttcattttaaatcctaATTATTTGCTTTTTCTATTACTTAAAATTATTTATGGTTTATTCATTTCttactctttttattttatttttatattttaatatgaatataattAAAACACCTCAGTTTGTATACTGtacacatttatatttccagtcatttcacatttactggttttattaaaagcaaATTGTTAATTAATATGATTTTGAACTGTAGAGATTACTGATGTTTGCCATAGAAAATGATTCTTACATCCTCTTGTTTAAGGTTTCAAAGTCTCTAGTTAGAAAACATGGTTAAATACAAATGATTTTCTAATTCTGTATGTGATGTGATTGGTTTGTAAAATAATGAGTATTACACGTCACAAATCCCAAATTAGTCTGTTTGGATTTGATGCAGTTGCAGTTTTATAAGAAGGATTTAACTGGGTCTTAATTAATCCCAAGCATAATTAAAGTGTCTATGTAGGACAGaattctgcatgtttttgcctgtgaatgttttttccaCAAACAAAGTGATTATATTTAGAAATAGTCCCTAATTTGGTTTAATAATGCTTCTGTTCATTGCTGTATTTTTTGCCCCATTTAAATGTGGAAACCCAATTGAGACAAATAGAAGCATTACCATCTcaataattagatttttaatttatttcatatataagttcaatatatatacatttattaaaattggtctgtgaaattattattattttcacacacatctgtgggGTCTGTATGATCCTAATGAGGAGGTGAAGCTGATATTGTGATGCTGCCCTCAGTCGACTGAGATGAAACTAACTCTGACTTTCCTCTGGTGTCTCCCTGAAGGATGTCTCTGTCCCGCTGCTGTAATGCTCCATCCTTCCTGTTTACCACCAAGAGGAACACACCTGCAGGCACCAAGCTGAGGTACGAGGTGGACACCAGTGGTATACTCCCCATCACCACAGAGGTCTTTAAGATGTTCCCAGATGTAAGTTCATAACCTGCATGATATATATTCCAATATGAGCTGTCTACATGTTTGCTATGTTcctgaaaatagttttttaaattgCACCCTTTCACCTGGTGCTACAATATATTTGACTTTGTAGTGCCCTCTGTTTCATGCAGGACATGCCGTATTCCAAATCGCAGTACAAGAAATGTGCTGTCATTGGAAATGGCGGCATCATCAAGAACAGCAAGTGTGGAAAGGAAATTGATTCAGCAGATTTTGTGTTTAGGTACGCAGCATATAATTCAGCAATACACACATTTACCTGGACACCATTATTCTCATATTAACCCGATTAGGAGAATAATCTGAATTAGACATTTAACATCACCTTAACCCAAAAAAGGTCATACCCAGAATAAAGACGCATTTAGATGTGTGGTATTCGGACTTGAATGCAACATGAATGAAATTATTTAAGCAACAATGTAAACTATGTAATTGAAATAATGTGATATTCAGAGTAAGGTCAATAGATGGAATAATTTATGAAAGTATTTATGTGAGAGCTGCACAatgataaacacatttatttttgctcatTTATAGTAATGTGATTGTTATAGGAAATCCAAATATTTCTCTTATactacaaaatataaatgtagtttCACCTTGTAGCTGTAACAATTATAATGGAATAAAACTTGGACTTTAAAAAAGGAATACACCTGATCACATctattttgaatttaattgtgCAGCTCTGTATCTATTTGCTTAGTTTGAATGAATCAAGTCAACTCGATTACATTTGAACTTGTTTATCAATGAACTCTCTTTCTGTCCAGGTGCAACATCCCACCCATAATGGAGAAGTATGCAGCGGATGTTGGCACTAAAACAGATCTGGTGACAATAAATCCGAGCATTATTACTGAGAGGTACTGTAGATATGAGTCAGAGTGAGGAATCAgatctctctttcactctgtgtgtgtgtctttgtgcagtCTTCTTCTCTTTTGGTTTTTGTCATCTCACATTTCGACTCCTCCAGATTTCAGAAGCTGGAGAAATGGCGGCGTCCGTTTTACGAAGTCCTCCAGAACTACGAGAACTCCTCGGTGGTGCTTCCAGCCTTCTACAACACCCGCAACACGGACGTGTCTTTCAGGGTCAAATACATGCTGGACGACTTCGACTCGCAGCGAGGCGTGTTTTTCTTCCACCCGCAGTACCTGCTCAACGTGCAGCGCTTCTGGGCGGTGCAGGGCGTCCGGGCCAAGAGGCTCAGCAGCGGCCTGATGCTGGTGACCGCCGCCTTGGAGATGTGCGAGGAGGTTCACCTCTACGGCTTCTGGGCATTCCCCATGAACCCCTCGGGCATCTTCATCACCCATCACTACTACGACAACGTCAAGCCAAGGCCGGGCTTCCACGCGATGCCTCACGAAATCTTCAACTTCATTCACATGCATACTCGCGGGATCATCCACGTGCACACGGGGCAGTGCACGTGATCCCTCACTCCTCTGCTTTAATGTGGAAGCTCAACACctgatatctttttttattttacctgtcATGTTGTATGTCAGTGACTGAGACAGTTCACTATTTCCTCCGTGTGTAAAAAGAGAGTTGACCTTCGGAGCGTACACTTTGCTCTCACTTATTCAGCCACACATTGAAGGTTGCTTGCTTTAACTACCAACATGCTTCTCTTTTTAGATGCATACCTGAGGTCGTCTATTTAGCCAATCAAATCACTATGGGTCTCTTTGACTGTCGGACCATAGGatgcttgtttttaatgtgaaaagtgGTCTTCTTAGTGATGTTGTTTCTGTGAAGTTTTCTAGTGGCTCTGCTGTACAGAGGTATTGTTTTCTACTCAACGTTGGGGCAGCCGTGGGTGTCTTTGTGCAGCCTCAttcccccctctcttcttcttcttcttcttcttcttcctcttcttctctctctatctcgGACACTCTGTGGGTGTGGCagcttttaatgtttgtgtaaaaaaacaaagcctgAACCTTGATATCAAGcttatatttaaaagaaaatgataaaattgTCAAACATCCAATTGTCtactttttaaatctatttcCTATTCACCAGATATTTATTTggtgaatattttaaaacattattaaaatggcCTGTTTTCTGTGGCCTCCCCTTTAAAATTTCCTGCGAGTGAAAAAAGGGGGCACATGAGAAGAATttaggatgttttttttcttcctttttttttttttggcttcgTCATGATTTCGGACAAAAGCCAGATAAATATTTTGCAGCGTCACCGCCTGCAGCAACACTTTTGACTTCATCCGATTTGTAAAGCTACAGAGCACTGTTTCGTGACCCAGCCTCTCGCTGTCATCCATGTCTTAAGCCATGCTGCCTTAAGAGATATAATACCCTTCTCTATGATATGCAGTGCACCCATGCGTTTTGCTTGTCTTCAAATGCATCAACATCGACCTAAAGCTTAGCTGGTCTCTTGAATGAAAAAGATGTTTTAAGACTGTTTCTAAGACTCTCTGAGGTGTAGACATCCATGTGCAACTTATATTCTATTGGAATTAGTGAAGTCTGAACACCATTTATAATCATGTAATGCTCTGCATGACTTTACTCTGTACTTGGCTTTGTGTGTGCCTGCTTCAATGATCACTAAAATATGTTTACACTTAAGCCTCTACTGAATCTCACAGTGCTTGGAGATATGTACATGAACTTTGTCacggaaacacaaacagatttgtCGAAGTTAAATGTATAATATTGGATGCGGTTCCCATTGATTAAAGATGCAAGAATGAAGATGGTTGTTGCCCTTTTGTGAAGCGGTACAACACTTTTATGTGTTAAGTTATTAACCTTCTGAACTGTTAACTATTTGCACTCCAGAAAGCATTGTGCATTTAAGTTGTGCACTGGAATGCATTGTGagttttcactgtttattttgttgtaagTTTTTGAGAGActgtaaatcatttttttgtcattcatATGTTCATGCTTGGCTGAGCACTGGTCATACTTTAACCCTTTGTATTTGAAAATATTGCTAATAATATTGAAACATGCCGttctatttatttacattaactTAAGTGATTCGAGTTTAGCAAATAtgaaccaaaaatattttggattGACCACAAATTGTTGTGCAAGTGAATCAAGATCAGAAAAGGAAAGGAACCTGGTCTGTGTGCAGAAAGGAGGGAATATATTTAACACAGTGCTTC is part of the Paralichthys olivaceus isolate ysfri-2021 chromosome 18, ASM2471397v2, whole genome shotgun sequence genome and encodes:
- the st8sia5 gene encoding alpha-2,8-sialyltransferase 8E isoform X6; the encoded protein is MLRRRMGYADPSSGKDILGNRSLCFIFICAFGLVTLLQQILYGKNYIKRYLDNYDGSFEYNSTACRELRQEIMDVKVLTMVKTSDLFERWRNLQVCKWEQNKEETSNFKMSLSRCCNAPSFLFTTKRNTPAGTKLRYEVDTSGILPITTEVFKMFPDDMPYSKSQYKKCAVIGNGGIIKNSKCGKEIDSADFVFRCNIPPIMEKYAADVGTKTDLVTINPSIITERFQKLEKWRRPFYEVLQNYENSSVVLPAFYNTRNTDVSFRVKYMLDDFDSQRGVFFFHPQYLLNVQRFWAVQGVRAKRLSSGLMLVTAALEMCEEVHLYGFWAFPMNPSGIFITHHYYDNVKPRPGFHAMPHEIFNFIHMHTRGIIHVHTGQCT
- the st8sia5 gene encoding alpha-2,8-sialyltransferase 8E isoform X3, with protein sequence MLRRRMGYADPSSGKDILGNRSLCFIFICAFGLVTLLQQILYGKNYIKSAQQFSRLKGDETGNWTGPVNFSDDGPLKPARNGRKRYLDNYDGSFEYNSTACRELRQEIMDVKVLTINMVNRKIHGHGYPSSFHKSLCLSARVKTSDLFERWRNLQVCKWEQNKEETSNFKMSLSRCCNAPSFLFTTKRNTPAGTKLRYEVDTSGILPITTEVFKMFPDDMPYSKSQYKKCAVIGNGGIIKNSKCGKEIDSADFVFRCNIPPIMEKYAADVGTKTDLVTINPSIITERFQKLEKWRRPFYEVLQNYENSSVVLPAFYNTRNTDVSFRVKYMLDDFDSQRGVFFFHPQYLLNVQRFWAVQGVRAKRLSSGLMLVTAALEMCEEVHLYGFWAFPMNPSGIFITHHYYDNVKPRPGFHAMPHEIFNFIHMHTRGIIHVHTGQCT
- the st8sia5 gene encoding alpha-2,8-sialyltransferase 8E isoform X2, which translates into the protein MLRRRMGYADPSSGKDILGNRSLCFIFICAFGLVTLLQQILYGKNYIKSAQQFSRLKGDETGNWTGPVNFSDDGPLKPARNGRKRCFRQNIQPDSKISVVVTPCVAGIKKKKKRSHRYLDNYDGSFEYNSTACRELRQEIMDVKVLTMVKTSDLFERWRNLQVCKWEQNKEETSNFKMSLSRCCNAPSFLFTTKRNTPAGTKLRYEVDTSGILPITTEVFKMFPDDMPYSKSQYKKCAVIGNGGIIKNSKCGKEIDSADFVFRCNIPPIMEKYAADVGTKTDLVTINPSIITERFQKLEKWRRPFYEVLQNYENSSVVLPAFYNTRNTDVSFRVKYMLDDFDSQRGVFFFHPQYLLNVQRFWAVQGVRAKRLSSGLMLVTAALEMCEEVHLYGFWAFPMNPSGIFITHHYYDNVKPRPGFHAMPHEIFNFIHMHTRGIIHVHTGQCT
- the st8sia5 gene encoding alpha-2,8-sialyltransferase 8E isoform X5; this translates as MLRRRMGYADPSSGKDILGNRSLCFIFICAFGLVTLLQQILYGKNYIKRYLDNYDGSFEYNSTACRELRQEIMDVKVLTINMVNRKIHGHGYPSSFHKSLCLSARVKTSDLFERWRNLQVCKWEQNKEETSNFKMSLSRCCNAPSFLFTTKRNTPAGTKLRYEVDTSGILPITTEVFKMFPDDMPYSKSQYKKCAVIGNGGIIKNSKCGKEIDSADFVFRCNIPPIMEKYAADVGTKTDLVTINPSIITERFQKLEKWRRPFYEVLQNYENSSVVLPAFYNTRNTDVSFRVKYMLDDFDSQRGVFFFHPQYLLNVQRFWAVQGVRAKRLSSGLMLVTAALEMCEEVHLYGFWAFPMNPSGIFITHHYYDNVKPRPGFHAMPHEIFNFIHMHTRGIIHVHTGQCT
- the st8sia5 gene encoding alpha-2,8-sialyltransferase 8E isoform X4, coding for MLRRRMGYADPSSGKDILGNRSLCFIFICAFGLVTLLQQILYGKNYIKSAQQFSRLKGDETGNWTGPVNFSDDGPLKPARNGRKRYLDNYDGSFEYNSTACRELRQEIMDVKVLTMVKTSDLFERWRNLQVCKWEQNKEETSNFKMSLSRCCNAPSFLFTTKRNTPAGTKLRYEVDTSGILPITTEVFKMFPDDMPYSKSQYKKCAVIGNGGIIKNSKCGKEIDSADFVFRCNIPPIMEKYAADVGTKTDLVTINPSIITERFQKLEKWRRPFYEVLQNYENSSVVLPAFYNTRNTDVSFRVKYMLDDFDSQRGVFFFHPQYLLNVQRFWAVQGVRAKRLSSGLMLVTAALEMCEEVHLYGFWAFPMNPSGIFITHHYYDNVKPRPGFHAMPHEIFNFIHMHTRGIIHVHTGQCT
- the st8sia5 gene encoding alpha-2,8-sialyltransferase 8E isoform X1, which gives rise to MLRRRMGYADPSSGKDILGNRSLCFIFICAFGLVTLLQQILYGKNYIKSAQQFSRLKGDETGNWTGPVNFSDDGPLKPARNGRKRCFRQNIQPDSKISVVVTPCVAGIKKKKKRSHRYLDNYDGSFEYNSTACRELRQEIMDVKVLTINMVNRKIHGHGYPSSFHKSLCLSARVKTSDLFERWRNLQVCKWEQNKEETSNFKMSLSRCCNAPSFLFTTKRNTPAGTKLRYEVDTSGILPITTEVFKMFPDDMPYSKSQYKKCAVIGNGGIIKNSKCGKEIDSADFVFRCNIPPIMEKYAADVGTKTDLVTINPSIITERFQKLEKWRRPFYEVLQNYENSSVVLPAFYNTRNTDVSFRVKYMLDDFDSQRGVFFFHPQYLLNVQRFWAVQGVRAKRLSSGLMLVTAALEMCEEVHLYGFWAFPMNPSGIFITHHYYDNVKPRPGFHAMPHEIFNFIHMHTRGIIHVHTGQCT